The Hydra vulgaris chromosome 11, alternate assembly HydraT2T_AEP genome contains a region encoding:
- the LOC136087127 gene encoding uncharacterized protein LOC136087127, whose translation MMQMKRENEKNKKRFWVRKVYAERLQKGEFHLLVQDLRLHDQEYFFKYFRMSPITYEELLSFVAPVIVKQRTTMRDPVSPSERLAVTLRFLVTGDAQCTIAASYRISASTIKKQEWKTIGKEFENMWNFPHAIGAIDGKHIVMQAPHNSGSEYFNYKKTHSIVLLAVCNAKYEFTMVDIGDSGRQSDGSVFNNCSLGYAIENNKLNIPDPEKIGNSDKILPYVLVADDAFGLKRHTMKPYPNQNILLKQKIFNYRLSRARRVIENTFGIAT comes from the exons atgatgcAAATGAAAAGAGAAAacgaaaagaataaaaaacgaTTTTGGGTGAGAAAAGTTTATGCCGAACGCCTACAGAAAGGAGAGTTTCATTTGTTAGTACAGGATTTACGTTTACACGACcaggaatatttttttaagtattttcgCATGTCTCCAATAACTTACGAAGAGTTGCTTTCGTTCGTAGCACCTGTCATTGTAAAACAGAGAACTACCATGAGAGACCCTGTTAGTCCTAGTGAAAGGTTGGCTGTAACACTTAGATTCCTTGTAACAGGTGATGCTCAGTGTACTATTGCTGCAAGTTACAGAATCAGCGCTTCTACTATCA AAAAACAAGAATGGAAAACAATTGgaaaagaatttgaaaatatGTGGAATTTTCCGCATGCTATAGGTGCAATAGATGGCAAGCACATTGTTATGCAAGCTCCTCATAATAGCGGATCAGAGTATTTTAACTATAAGAAAACGCATAGCATAGTTCTTCTAGCTGTTTGTAATGCTAAATACGAATTTACTATGGTAGACATTGGTGACTCTGGAAGGCAGAGTGATGgtagtgtttttaataactgcAGTCTTGGTTAtgcaattgaaaataataaattgaatattCCTGATCCAGAAAAAATTGGTAACTCAGATAAAATACTACCGTACGTTTTAGTTGCTGACGATGCTTTTGGTTTAAAAAGGCACACGATGAAACCATATCCCAatcaaaacattcttttaaaacaaaaaatatttaattacagaCTTTCAAGAGCCAGAAGGGTTATAGAAAATACATTTGGTATTGCTACATAA